One genomic region from Zhongshania sp. R06B22 encodes:
- a CDS encoding ketopantoate reductase family protein, with protein MLKATLQPALASPLYILGAGAIGSLWATYGYQAGANIRLVLRNQVTANNYHQHGGTHLISAGQTLISLLAADCPQSVTAPIHKLLITTKTQHTLSALNAIKQHIDEHAILLLLQNGLGIAEQIQREFPHANVLQGSTTEGCYRQSDFEYVHAGHGHTFIGASANSDKHEQAARAQLAESLSFPPLKVDICDNIDAVLWRKLAVNCVVNPLTAIHRCRNGELLTRPEILAQMHEIIDEILRVSAALGRSHWLDDLHEHVANVATTTAANRSSMLQDISAGRDTEIDAINGYLCKLADQHNIKVPLNKQLLAEIKRLSSAGQV; from the coding sequence ATGTTAAAAGCCACTTTACAGCCCGCATTAGCAAGCCCTCTATATATTCTTGGCGCTGGCGCTATCGGCAGCCTGTGGGCAACATACGGCTACCAAGCAGGCGCAAACATCCGCCTTGTTCTGCGCAATCAAGTCACTGCAAACAACTACCATCAACACGGTGGCACTCACTTAATCAGTGCCGGGCAAACCCTGATCAGCCTGCTAGCGGCGGATTGCCCGCAAAGTGTGACAGCCCCCATTCACAAATTGCTGATCACCACCAAGACCCAGCACACGCTGAGCGCCTTAAACGCTATAAAGCAGCACATTGACGAGCACGCGATATTGCTACTGCTTCAAAACGGTCTTGGTATTGCGGAGCAAATTCAGCGGGAATTCCCCCACGCCAACGTATTGCAAGGCTCCACCACCGAAGGCTGCTATCGGCAATCCGATTTTGAATACGTTCACGCGGGACATGGTCATACCTTTATCGGCGCGTCCGCCAATAGCGACAAGCACGAACAAGCGGCACGCGCGCAGCTCGCTGAGTCGCTATCGTTCCCACCGCTGAAAGTGGATATCTGCGACAATATCGACGCCGTTTTATGGCGTAAACTGGCGGTAAATTGTGTTGTTAACCCCCTCACTGCGATTCATCGCTGCCGCAACGGTGAGCTGCTAACAAGGCCCGAAATTCTCGCCCAAATGCACGAAATCATCGATGAGATATTGCGGGTCAGCGCCGCCCTCGGTCGCTCACATTGGCTAGACGATCTTCACGAACACGTGGCTAATGTTGCCACCACTACCGCCGCTAATCGCTCCTCCATGTTGCAAGATATAAGCGCCGGCCGCGACACCGAAATCGACGCCATTAACGGCTACCTCTGCAAACTAGCCGACCAACACAATATCAAGGTGCCGCTTAACAAGCAGCTTCTCGCAGAAATTAAGCGCCTCTCAAGCGCTGGCCAAGTCTGA
- a CDS encoding YajQ family cyclic di-GMP-binding protein, giving the protein MPAFDIVSEVDLHVFSNAVDQAGRVIETRFDFKGVDARFERDALTVTMFAEAEFQLQQMEDLLRAALIKVKIDPLAMELADVKGAGKQVKQLVTMQSGLTSDVARKIIKLIKENKIKVQSQIQDEQVRVTGKKRDDLQQVMALLRAEELDQPLQFTNFRD; this is encoded by the coding sequence ATGCCAGCGTTTGATATTGTCTCAGAAGTCGATCTACACGTTTTTAGCAATGCGGTTGATCAGGCCGGCCGGGTTATTGAAACTCGTTTTGATTTTAAGGGTGTAGACGCGCGGTTTGAGCGCGACGCGCTGACCGTAACCATGTTCGCCGAGGCGGAGTTTCAGTTACAGCAAATGGAAGACCTGCTGCGCGCGGCCTTAATAAAGGTAAAGATCGATCCTCTAGCTATGGAATTAGCGGATGTTAAGGGTGCCGGTAAGCAAGTGAAACAATTGGTTACTATGCAAAGCGGCCTGACCTCGGATGTCGCTCGCAAGATTATTAAGTTGATTAAAGAAAATAAAATCAAGGTGCAAAGCCAGATTCAGGATGAGCAAGTGCGGGTGACGGGCAAAAAACGCGATGATCTGCAGCAGGTCATGGCCTTGCTGCGAGCCGAAGAGCTTGATCAGCCTCTGCAGTTTACAAATTTTAGAGATTGA
- a CDS encoding AmpG family muropeptide MFS transporter — protein sequence MSSDVERDDLIWWRQKSVWIMIFLGFSAGVPLLLIFSSLSLWLREAGVSKADVTYFSWAALGFSFKFVWAPLVDKLPLPFLSAAMGRRRSWLLLAQLGVIAAICMMALTDPQQQLQMMAVAAVLLGFSAATQDVVIDAFRIESADARMQALLSATYIAGYRIGMIAAGAGALYLAQYFGSTTDVYHYDAWRNTYLCMAAVMGVGLLTTLVIAEPERGLSPYTYPTGDYLRFFFGFTFSISAFVAVLFLVPSSPHWFDGAMQYLLSFAYGALRLILAAGMGLLMFRILTGLGFVNATLVSESYTQPINDFIKRYGSLAIWILLLIGFYRVSDIILGVIANVFYQDMGYSKDQIASVTKIFGVLMTIVGSFLGGFLTLKFGVMRVLMLGAILVSLTNLMFMWLAGLGVDIIALTLVIAADNLSGGVAVAAFVAWLSSLTNVSFTATQYAIFSSIMTLFPKLLGGYSGTVVESVGYPPFFLLASAMGLPVIALVWYLTKRLGKLG from the coding sequence ATGAGTAGTGATGTAGAGCGCGACGATTTGATCTGGTGGCGGCAGAAATCTGTCTGGATCATGATTTTTCTTGGTTTTTCTGCGGGCGTGCCCTTGCTGCTAATTTTCTCTAGTTTGTCGCTTTGGCTAAGGGAGGCGGGTGTCAGCAAAGCTGATGTTACCTATTTTAGCTGGGCGGCTTTGGGTTTTTCCTTCAAATTTGTCTGGGCGCCTCTGGTCGATAAATTGCCACTGCCTTTTCTTAGCGCGGCGATGGGCCGGCGGCGCAGCTGGCTGCTACTGGCGCAGTTGGGCGTGATTGCGGCTATTTGCATGATGGCCCTAACAGACCCTCAGCAACAATTACAGATGATGGCTGTCGCCGCAGTATTGCTGGGCTTTTCTGCCGCTACGCAAGATGTGGTTATCGACGCCTTTAGGATTGAGTCAGCCGACGCTCGAATGCAGGCCCTGCTTTCGGCTACATATATTGCGGGATATCGGATTGGTATGATTGCCGCAGGTGCAGGAGCGCTGTATTTGGCGCAGTATTTTGGTAGTACCACCGATGTTTATCACTACGACGCCTGGCGCAATACCTATTTGTGTATGGCCGCAGTGATGGGGGTGGGCTTGCTTACTACCTTGGTGATTGCTGAGCCCGAGCGCGGTCTTAGTCCATATACCTACCCCACTGGGGACTATTTGCGGTTTTTCTTTGGTTTTACCTTTTCGATATCCGCTTTTGTGGCGGTGTTGTTCTTGGTGCCGTCATCGCCGCATTGGTTTGACGGCGCAATGCAGTATCTACTGAGTTTTGCATATGGCGCTTTGCGTCTGATTTTGGCGGCTGGTATGGGGCTGTTGATGTTTCGAATATTGACGGGGCTTGGCTTTGTCAACGCCACTCTGGTATCTGAGAGTTACACCCAGCCGATTAATGACTTTATTAAGCGCTATGGCAGTCTGGCGATATGGATATTACTGTTGATCGGGTTTTATCGAGTGTCCGATATTATCCTCGGGGTTATCGCCAATGTTTTTTATCAGGACATGGGTTACAGCAAAGACCAAATTGCCAGTGTCACCAAAATTTTTGGTGTGCTGATGACGATTGTCGGCAGTTTTCTTGGCGGTTTTCTAACCCTCAAATTTGGCGTAATGCGGGTGCTGATGCTGGGGGCAATATTGGTCTCCCTAACCAATTTGATGTTTATGTGGTTGGCGGGCCTAGGGGTAGATATTATTGCCTTAACGCTAGTGATTGCCGCCGATAATTTGAGTGGTGGTGTCGCCGTTGCCGCCTTTGTCGCTTGGCTATCTAGCCTAACGAATGTGTCGTTTACCGCTACCCAGTACGCTATTTTTAGTTCGATTATGACTCTGTTTCCAAAGTTGTTGGGCGGATACTCTGGGACGGTAGTCGAATCTGTGGGCTACCCTCCTTTTTTCTTGTTGGCCAGTGCCATGGGATTGCCCGTCATTGCCTTGGTATGGTATCTGACCAAACGGCTTGGAAAGCTAGGCTAG
- the rrtA gene encoding rhombosortase, whose amino-acid sequence MVKSKTLVGRLCYRHWPTALVLLCLLVLYYFHTLYDISYLRDQVADGQWWRVFSGQFVHNNSSHLFSNMAALLLCRVLLSIVYSERDFTLSLLSCAFLTGVLIHFLLPSYDYYLGVSAALYGVLIAGALAMWRGRPYAGASLFVLVIAKLSLDYLVPDSVAPVSDRIGVPVAVEAHFVGVFAGVLVGVGEAALGLIRPAALPPK is encoded by the coding sequence ATGGTAAAATCTAAAACCTTGGTTGGGCGCCTTTGTTATCGTCACTGGCCAACGGCACTCGTGCTTTTGTGCTTGTTAGTCCTGTATTACTTTCACACTCTTTACGACATATCCTATCTGCGCGATCAGGTGGCGGACGGTCAGTGGTGGAGGGTCTTCAGCGGCCAATTTGTCCATAATAATAGCTCCCACCTGTTCTCTAATATGGCAGCGCTGCTGCTGTGCAGAGTTTTACTGTCGATAGTGTATAGCGAGCGTGATTTTACTCTCAGTTTATTGAGCTGTGCGTTTTTGACTGGAGTGTTAATTCATTTTTTGTTGCCGTCATACGACTACTATTTAGGGGTGTCGGCGGCACTTTATGGGGTTTTGATCGCGGGTGCTTTGGCTATGTGGCGCGGACGCCCATATGCGGGCGCGTCCTTATTCGTGCTCGTTATCGCTAAATTATCGTTAGATTATCTTGTACCTGATTCCGTCGCCCCTGTGTCGGATCGTATTGGCGTTCCGGTGGCTGTCGAGGCGCATTTTGTGGGGGTGTTTGCCGGTGTACTAGTTGGGGTGGGTGAAGCTGCGCTGGGTTTAATCAGGCCAGCGGCACTGCCGCCAAAATAA
- a CDS encoding MGMT family protein, with translation MNQESIQQIYAVIHGVPAGRLCSYGKVAELAGLPGHARYVGRLLGQLPKDSSLPWFRIVNSQGKISLPPNSESYQRQLGHLIAESSADESGHLFWRQCRWPD, from the coding sequence ATGAACCAGGAAAGCATTCAACAAATTTACGCGGTTATTCACGGCGTCCCAGCGGGGCGATTGTGCAGCTACGGCAAGGTTGCTGAACTCGCAGGTCTACCAGGTCACGCTCGCTACGTTGGCCGGCTACTCGGTCAACTTCCTAAAGATAGCAGCCTGCCTTGGTTCAGAATTGTAAACAGCCAAGGAAAAATCAGCCTGCCACCGAATAGCGAAAGCTATCAGCGCCAGTTAGGTCATTTAATTGCAGAGTCCAGCGCAGACGAATCAGGGCACTTATTTTGGCGGCAGTGCCGCTGGCCTGATTAA
- a CDS encoding carbonic anhydrase — translation MITAQEALARLKEGNARFVKNVNSDYATITNNKRPELIEIQAPFAIVLGCSDARVPAELVFNQGLGDLFVIRVAGNVVAPSGIGSVEFAALSFNTPLVVVLGHSNCGAISATVDVLTGNSKIPSQNLHSIVKRIRPAVETLLSTELRHDHKALIEQCVRANVRTSVEHLSSGSPTLEKLISEGKLMVVGAEYSLETGKVDFFYEDYWERTRNLEAE, via the coding sequence ATGATCACAGCTCAAGAAGCGCTCGCGAGACTAAAAGAGGGTAATGCCCGCTTTGTCAAAAATGTAAACAGCGACTACGCGACTATCACCAACAATAAACGTCCAGAACTTATCGAAATTCAAGCGCCCTTTGCCATCGTGCTCGGCTGCTCTGACGCTAGAGTTCCCGCCGAACTGGTTTTTAATCAAGGCCTTGGTGATTTGTTCGTTATCCGCGTTGCCGGCAATGTTGTCGCGCCATCGGGAATCGGTAGCGTTGAATTTGCCGCCTTAAGTTTTAACACCCCCTTAGTGGTGGTTTTAGGTCATTCAAATTGCGGCGCTATTTCTGCCACCGTCGACGTCCTCACCGGCAATAGCAAAATCCCATCACAGAATCTGCACTCCATCGTTAAACGTATTCGCCCAGCTGTCGAAACGCTGCTTTCTACGGAATTACGTCACGACCATAAAGCACTAATTGAGCAGTGTGTGCGGGCCAATGTAAGAACCTCGGTAGAGCATCTAAGCAGCGGCTCCCCCACCCTCGAAAAGCTAATTAGTGAGGGCAAGCTAATGGTTGTTGGAGCGGAATATTCCCTAGAAACTGGCAAAGTTGATTTCTTTTATGAGGATTACTGGGAGCGTACCCGCAACCTAGAAGCCGAGTAA
- a CDS encoding phospholipase A: MRLGTHLALLWFYASLFCVNQSHAQTNDKVAECLQLAAQSFADSTTVAELRSFCEASTAASASPEISYEAGREKVQNTDRRSGVIEERFALERFTTNNPFVLTPHRTNYILPVSYRDDLGDYTDFLANNSAEPDSIELEFQLSIKLTVWEEIYKNNGYLSVGYTNRSFWQAYNSAASAPFRETNHEPELMLTFTNDWELMGLRNVANQFVFNHQSNGRGKPLSRSWNRIMLNMVFERDRFAMSFKPWYRLPESAADDDNPDIEKYLGHFEWMGIYQWHKRTLSVMLRNNLRSENKGAIELGWSFPINSRVKAYVKYFNGYGESLIEYNNAIESFGIGVLISDWL, translated from the coding sequence ATGCGATTAGGCACACACTTGGCTCTGCTATGGTTTTATGCCAGCCTGTTCTGTGTAAATCAAAGTCATGCACAAACCAACGATAAGGTCGCTGAATGCCTGCAGCTGGCAGCACAATCGTTCGCCGATTCCACCACAGTTGCCGAGTTGCGCAGTTTTTGTGAGGCATCGACGGCAGCTTCGGCAAGCCCAGAAATAAGCTACGAAGCAGGCCGAGAGAAAGTACAAAATACTGACCGTCGCAGCGGTGTGATCGAAGAGCGCTTCGCCTTGGAACGCTTCACCACCAACAATCCATTTGTGCTAACACCGCATCGAACCAATTACATACTCCCGGTGTCATACCGCGACGACCTTGGCGATTACACAGACTTCCTCGCCAATAATAGTGCCGAGCCGGACAGCATAGAATTGGAGTTTCAGCTCAGCATTAAGCTCACCGTGTGGGAAGAGATTTACAAGAATAATGGCTATCTAAGCGTTGGTTACACCAATCGCTCTTTTTGGCAGGCCTACAATAGCGCTGCGTCCGCGCCGTTCCGGGAAACCAACCACGAACCCGAGCTCATGCTCACATTTACCAATGACTGGGAATTGATGGGTTTGCGCAATGTAGCAAATCAGTTTGTTTTCAACCATCAATCCAACGGCCGCGGCAAGCCTTTATCGCGCAGCTGGAATCGCATTATGTTAAATATGGTATTTGAGCGCGATCGCTTTGCGATGTCGTTCAAACCTTGGTATCGACTACCGGAGTCAGCGGCAGACGATGACAACCCGGACATCGAGAAATACCTAGGCCATTTTGAGTGGATGGGTATTTACCAGTGGCACAAGCGAACACTAAGCGTCATGCTACGCAATAATTTACGCAGCGAGAACAAAGGCGCTATTGAACTAGGCTGGAGCTTTCCAATTAATTCGCGAGTAAAGGCCTACGTAAAGTATTTTAATGGCTACGGAGAGAGTCTAATTGAATACAACAACGCCATCGAAAGTTTTGGCATTGGTGTACTCATTAGCGACTGGCTATAA
- a CDS encoding FxsA family protein — protein MRFLFLIFVGLPIIEMWLLLKIGAVIGPLPTIAMVVTTAVIGAALLKQQGLDTLTRAQQRMNSGQVPATEILEGLMLAVGGALLLTPGFVTDAIGFACLIAPLRRMLVAALIKRGVMQVQVNQFGGGSSPFGTANQEFGAEPNSRTQDIPPQDRSIDPVIIEGEYKKEE, from the coding sequence ATGCGATTTTTGTTCTTAATATTTGTTGGTCTACCGATTATTGAAATGTGGCTGCTGCTTAAAATTGGCGCGGTTATCGGCCCGCTACCCACGATCGCTATGGTGGTGACCACCGCGGTAATCGGTGCGGCCCTTCTTAAACAACAGGGCCTCGACACTTTAACGCGCGCTCAGCAGCGTATGAATTCAGGTCAGGTGCCAGCTACCGAGATTTTAGAGGGCCTGATGTTAGCCGTGGGTGGCGCGCTGCTACTTACTCCCGGCTTTGTCACCGATGCCATCGGTTTCGCGTGCTTGATTGCCCCCTTGCGCAGAATGCTCGTTGCAGCGCTGATTAAGCGGGGTGTGATGCAGGTGCAGGTGAATCAGTTTGGCGGCGGTTCCAGTCCTTTTGGCACTGCCAATCAAGAATTTGGCGCGGAACCCAATTCTCGCACCCAAGATATACCTCCCCAAGATCGCTCTATCGACCCAGTCATTATCGAAGGCGAGTACAAAAAAGAAGAATAA
- a CDS encoding co-chaperone GroES yields the protein MKIRPLYDRVVIRRKEEEKTSAGGIVLPGSAKEKPNQGEVLAIGEGKLLENGELRPVGVKVGELVIFGQYAGSAVKIDGEELIVLSESEIFGVVEA from the coding sequence ATGAAAATTCGTCCGTTATACGATCGTGTTGTTATCCGTCGTAAGGAAGAAGAGAAAACTAGTGCCGGCGGTATCGTTTTACCTGGTTCAGCAAAAGAAAAGCCAAATCAAGGTGAAGTACTTGCGATTGGTGAAGGCAAGTTGCTAGAGAACGGTGAATTGCGTCCGGTTGGCGTAAAAGTGGGCGAGCTGGTTATTTTTGGTCAGTACGCTGGTAGCGCAGTAAAAATCGACGGCGAAGAGCTGATCGTGCTGAGTGAATCAGAAATCTTTGGTGTGGTAGAAGCTTAA